Part of the Desulfovibrio sp. TomC genome is shown below.
GGACCTGCGCACCATCGCCCCCTGGCGCGAGTGGGACTTTGCCTCGCGCACCGACCTGCTCAATTTCGCCAAGGACAACGGCATTCCCGTGCCCTCGGACAAGAAGGGCTCGGACCACAGCATGGACCGCAACCTCATGCACTTAAGCTTTGAGGGCAGCGAACTGGAAGACCCCTGGAACGAACCGAGCGCCGACACCTATCTGCTCACCGTGCCCGTGGAAAAAGCCCCTGACGTGGCCGATGTCGTCACCATAGACTTTGAGCACGGTGATCCCGTGGCCATTGACGGCGAAAAGCTCTCGCCGGCCGCACTCATTAAAAAGCTCAACACCCTGGGCGGCAAGCACGGCATCGGCCGCATCGACATGGTGGAAAACCGTTTCGTCGGCATGAAGTCGCGCGGCATCTACGAAACCCCGGGCTGCACCATCCTGCATGTGGCTCACCGCGACCTCGAAGGCATTTGCCTGGACCGCGAAGTCATGCACCTGCGCGACGGGCTTATCCCCAAATACGCCGAGATGGTCTACAACGGCTTCTGGTACGCCCCGGAACGCAAGGCCCTGCAGGCCATGATCGATCAGGCCCAGGAGCGCGTCACCGGCACGGTTCGGGTCAAACTGTACAAAGGCCAAGCCTATCCGCTGGGCCGCAAGTCGCCCAATAGCCTCTACAACCCGAAACTCGCCACCTTCGAGAAAGACGAGGTCTATAATCAGGCCGACGCCACAGGGTTCATTCGCCTCGTCGGCCTGCGCCTGCGCGGCCTTGGCCAGTAGTTCGTAGGGAAGAGAAAGAGAATCAGGGGCGCTGCCCCTGCACCCCGCCGGGGGGATAATCCCCCCGGACCCC
Proteins encoded:
- a CDS encoding argininosuccinate synthase; the encoded protein is MSSIKKVVLAYSGGLDTSVILKWIKKTYNCEVITVTCDLGQEEELDGLEDKALRTGATKAYIDDLREEFAKDFIFPMLRAGAVYEGRYLLGTSIARPLIAKRLVEVARAEGAQAVAHGATGKGNDQVRFELTTGVLAPDLRTIAPWREWDFASRTDLLNFAKDNGIPVPSDKKGSDHSMDRNLMHLSFEGSELEDPWNEPSADTYLLTVPVEKAPDVADVVTIDFEHGDPVAIDGEKLSPAALIKKLNTLGGKHGIGRIDMVENRFVGMKSRGIYETPGCTILHVAHRDLEGICLDREVMHLRDGLIPKYAEMVYNGFWYAPERKALQAMIDQAQERVTGTVRVKLYKGQAYPLGRKSPNSLYNPKLATFEKDEVYNQADATGFIRLVGLRLRGLGQ